GCTCAAGCTGGTTTCGGCGCGGCCCGACGCGATCATCGTCATCGGCTCCGGCAGCCCCGCCGCCCTGCCGCAGACCACCCTGGTCGAGCGCGGCTACAAGGGGCAGATCTACCAGACCCACGCCGTCGCCAACCAGGCCTTTCTCAGCGTTGCCGGCAAGGCGGCCGACGGCGTGATCCTGCCGGTCGGGCCGGTGGTGGTGGTGAACCAGATCAGCGGCGATCACCCCTCGAAGCAGATCGGCGCGACCTTCGTCCGCCAGTACGAGGAAAAATACGGTGCCGGCAGCTTCTCGTCCTTCGCCGGCCACGCCTATGACGCCTACCGCCTGCTCGAGGCGGCGGTTCCGGTCGCGCTCAAGAGCGCCCAGCCGGGAACGGCCGAGTTTCGCCAGGCCGTACGTGATGCGCTCGAAACCAACAAGGATGTGGTCGGGGTCCATGGGGTCTACAACATGAGTCCCGACGACCACTTCGGTCTCGACCGGCGTGGCCGCGTGCTGGTGCGCATCGACCAGGGCCGCTACACCCTGATCGGGCAGTGAGCGGCGGTGGAACAGGCGAGAGGAACATCATGAGCGTCGATACCCAGGAAATGGAGCGCATGTTCTCCCTGCCGGTGGTCAGCGTAGACCAGCGGCCGGACGGAACGCAGCTGTTGCGCTCCGGCATTCCCTTTCCCGATACCTACACCCGTTGCGTCGGCGACTGGTTCGAGCACTGGGCGAAGGCGGCGCCCGATCGCCTGTTCCTCGCCGAACGCGATCGCGCCGGCGAATGGGTGCGGCTGAGCTACGGCGAGGCCCGCCGCCGCGTGCTGGCGATCGCGACCTGGCTGCTCGGACAGAAGCTGTCGGCCGAGCGCCCGGTGGTGATCCTGTCCGACAACTCGATCGAGCACGCCCTGCTGATGCTGGCGGCGATGCACATCGGTGTCCCTTCGAGCGCGATCTCGCCGGGCAACTCGCTGATGTCGAAGGATTTCGTCAAGCTCAAGGGCAACATCGAGCTGCTCCGCCCCGGGGTGATCTATGCCGATCCGGTGGAGCGCTTCGCTCCCGCGCTGGCGGCGATCGGCGAGTTCCACGACGGCGTCGTGGTTGCCGGCGGCAACAGCGCGCCGACCGCTGGCACCCTGCCGTTCGCGATGCTCGAGCGCGAGCTCGACGAGGCCGCGGTGATGGCGGCCTTCGCCCGCATCACCCCCGACACCATCGGCAAGTTCCTGTTCACTTCGGGTTCGGTGGGCACGCCGAAGGCGGTGATCAACACCCAGCGCATGATGTGCTCGAACCAGACGGCGAAGGCGCTGATGTGGCCTTTCCTCGCCGGCGAGCCGCCGGTGCTGGTCGAATGGCTGCCGTGGAGCCACACCTTCGGCAGCAATCACAACCTGAACATGGTGCTGCGCTGGGGCGGGTCGGTGTACATCGACGACGGCAAGCCGACGCCGGCGCTGCTCGAGCGCACGGTGAACAACCTCAAGGAAGTGTCGCCGACGATGTACTTCAACGTCCCGCGCGCCTACGACATGCTGGTGCCGCTGCTGCGTGAGGACGCCGCCCTGCGCGAAAGCTTCTTCCGCCGGCTGAAGTTCATCTTCTACGCCGGCGCGGCGCTGCCGCACCACCTGTGGTCGGCGCTCGAGGAACTGTCCGAGGCCACCACCGGCAGGAAAGTGATGATCGTGTCCTCGTGGGGCTCGACCGAGACCGCGCCGATGGCCACCGACTGCCATTTCGATGCGATCCGTTCGGGAGTGATCGGGGTGCCGGTTCCGGGCACCACGCTCAAGCTCGTGCCTTCGGCGGACAAGCTCGAAGTGCGGGTGAAGGGGCCGAACGTGTTCCCCGGCTACTGGAAGCAGCCCGAGATCACGGCGAAATCCTTCGACGAGGAGGGCTTCTACATGATCGGCGACGCGGTCGAGTTTGTCGATCCCGCGCGCCCCGAGCTCGGCCTGCTGTTCGACGGCCGCATCGGCGAGGACTTCAAGCTGCTCACCGGCACCTGGGTCCATGTCGGTTCGCTGCGCGTGGCCGGAATCGACGCGATGAAGCCGATCGCCCAGGACATCGTCGTCACCGGCCACGACCGCGACGAGATCGGCTTCCTGATCTTCCCCAACATTCCCGAATGCCGCCGCCTGTGCCCGGGGCTGGCGCCGGACGCCTCCCTGGTCGACGTGCTGATGAACCCCGAGATCCGCAGCCGCGTGCGCCACGGCATGGCGATGATGAAAGGCAAGGGCGGCGGCACTTCGACCTATCCTGCCCGAGCCCTGCTGATGGCCGAGCCGCCTTCGGTGGAGGCCGGCGAGATCACCGACAAGGGGTACATCAACCAGCGCATCGCGCTCAGCCGCCGTGCCGACCTGGTCGAGTTCCTCCATGCCGACATGCCGGACAAGACCGTGATCACGGTGCACGCCGCAATCTGAACTACCGGAACAAAACAATGACAATGAGCGAACAACTGGTCAGGACCTCGACCGAAGACCACGTCTATACCGTCACCCTGGCGCGGCCGCAGAAGCGCAACGCGATCAGCGACCGCCTGCTCGAGGCGCTCGAGCAGGCCCTGATCGCGACCCCGGCCGGCACGCGGGCGATCATCCTCGCCGGCGACGGCGAGCACTTCTGCGCCGGGCTTGACCTCTCCGAGCACCAGCACCGTGAGCCTTTCGGGGTGATGCTGCACTCGCGCGGCTGGCACCGCATCTTCGACCGCCTCCAGAACGGCGGCATTCCGGTGGTGAGCGCGCTGCAGGGGGCGGTGATCGGCGGCGGGCTGGAGCTGGCGATGTCCACCCACGTGCGGGTGGCCGAGCCGGACACGATCTACCAGCTCCCCGAAGGCCGCCATGGCATCTTCGTCGGCGGCGGCGGCTCGGTGCGGGTGGCACGCATCATCGGTGCCGGGCGGATGTGCGAAATGATGCTCACCGGGCGCATCCTCGATGCCGAAGACGGCCAGCGCCTGGGCCTGTCGCACTATCTGGTCGGCGCCGGCGAGAGCCTGGCGAAGGCGCAGCAACTCGCCCGCCGCATCGCCGAGAACGCGCCGATGGCGAACTGGGCGATGGTGTCGGCAATCTCGCGTATCGACAACATGGCGAGCGAGGACGGCTTGTTCGTCGAGTCGCTGACCGCCGCCCTGACCCAGACCAGCCCCGAAGTCGCCGAGCGCATCGGCCATTTCCTCAACCGCAAAGGCAAGGGACCGCAGCAATGAGCAACCCGTACTCCGCATCCGAAGCGTCGGCGCTGAGCAGCGCCTACGACGACATCTGGCTGGTCGCCGGCCAGCGCACCCCGTTCGCCGACTACAACGGCGTGCTGCGCGACGTCTCGCCCACCGACCTGGGCATCTTCGCCGCGCGCGCGCTGTTCGAGAAGAGCGACATCCCCGCCACCGAAGTCGGCGCCATCGTCGCCGGCAACATGGCGCAGGCGAGCTTCGATGCCTATTTCCTGCCGCGCCACGTCGGCCTCTATTCCGGCGTCGATCCGAACGTGCCGGCGGTGCTGGTGCAGCGCCTGTGCGGCACCGGCTTCGAGACCATCCTCACCGCCGCCGACCAGATCACCCTGGGCAAGGCGCAGGTGGTGCTGTGCGTGGGCGCCGAGTCGATGTCGCGCAATCCGGTGGCGGCGTACACCCATCGCGCCGGCTTTCGCATGGGGCAGGTCGATTTCCGCGACTTCCTGTGGGAAGCGACCAAGGACACCGCACCCGCGGCGAGCATGGGCGACACCGCCGAGAACCTCGCCCGCCGCTACGGCATCAGTCGCGAGGAGGTCGACCGCTTCGCCGAGCAGAGCTTCGAGCGTGCGCTCGCCGGCTGGGAAAGCGGCTACTTCGACGGCGAAGTGTGCCCGGTGACCAATGCCACGTGGACGCTCGACGGCTACCAGCCGCGCAGCCTCAAACTCGCCGACCGCGCCGTGTGCTGCGAGCGTGACGGCCACGTCCGCCCGACCCCCTTCGAGACCCTGCAAAAACTCAAGCCCGCCTTCGGCGGCGTGCAGACCGGGGGCAACAGCTCGGCGATCGTCGATGGCGCGGCGGCGGTGATCGTTGCCCGCGGCGACTGGGTGCGCGCCCACGGCCTGACTCCGCTGGCGCGCATCGTCGCCGGGGCGGTGGTGGCGGTGCCGCCCGAGATCATGGGCATCGGCCCGGCCCCGGCGATCCGCGCCGCGGCGCGCACCGCCGGGCTCGGCGTCGGCGACTTCGGCCGCATCGAGATCAACGAAGCCTTCGGCGCGCAGTACCTCGCCTGCGAGCGCGAGCTCGGGCTCGATCGCGCCAAGGTCAACGTCCATGGCGGTGCGATCGCGATCGGCCATCCGCTGGGCACTTCGGGCGTGCGCCTGACCACCACGGTGGCGCGCGAGCTGAAGGAAGCGGGCCTGCAGCACGGCGTGTCGTCGGCGTGCTGCGGCGGCGGCCAGGGGGTGGCGATCGTGCTCGAGAACGTCGCCTGACACCGGACTGGAGAACGCATCATGAAACTTGCAGGCAATACCTTCATCGTCACCGGCGGCGCGTCCGGCCTCGGCGAGGCCACCGTGCGCGCCCTCCACGACGGCGGCGCCCGGGTGCTGATCGCCGACCTCAACGCCGAGGCCGGGGAAGGCCTCGCCGCCGCTCTCGGTGAGCGCGCTGCCTTCGCCCGCACCAACGTCGCCGACGAGGCCGACGCCCAGGCCGCGGTCGAACTGGCGCAATCGCGCTTCGGCGGCGTGCACGGGCTGGTCAATTGCGCCGGCATCGGCAACGCCGGCAAGGTGCTGGGCAAGAACGGCCCGCTGGCGCTGGCCGACTTCGCGCGCTCGATCCAGGTGAACCTGATCGGCACCTTCAACATGATCCGCCTCGCCGCGGCGGCGATGGCGCAAGGGCCGGCGCAGGCCGACGGCGAGCGCGGGGTGATCATCAACACCGCCTCGATTGCCGCCTTCGAAGGCCAGGTCGGCCAGGCCGCCTATGCCGCTTCCAAGGGCGGCATCGTGTCGATGACCCTGCCGATCGCGCGCGAGCTGGCGAGCAGCGGGATCCGCGTCGTCACCATCGCCCCCGGCCTGTTCCTGACGCCGATGATGCACACCCTGCCGCCCGAGATTCAGGCTTCGCTGGCGGCCTCGGTGCCCTTCCCGCAGCGCCTCGGCCAGCCTGCCGAGTACGCCCGGCTGGTGTGCGGCATCGTCGACAACGTCATGATCAACGGCGAGACCATCCGTCTCGACGGCGCGATCCGGCTGGCGCCGCGCTGAACCGCCGGGTAACGAGGAGATCGCCGGAAATGGTCGATTACAACGCGCCGCTGCGCGACATGCAGTTCATCCTGGACGAGCTTGCCGGGCTCGACGAGATTGCCGCCCTGCCCGGTTGCGAGGAGGCTTCGCCCGACCTGGTGGCGGCGGTGCTCGAAGAGGCCGGCCGCTTTGCCGCCGGCGTACTGGCGCCGATCAACCAGCCGGGCGACGTCGAGGGCTGCCGTCTGGACGGCGACGGGCGGGTGCAGGTGCCCGCAGGCTGGCAGCAGGCCTACGCCCGCTTCGCCGAGGCGGGCTGGATCGGGCTGTCGCTGCCGCAGGAGTGGGGCGGCCAGGGCCTGCCGCGGATCCTGTCCACCGCGGTGTGGGAGATGTGGTTCTCGACCAACATGGCGTTCACCATGCTGCCCCAGCTCAACGTCAGCCAGGCCGAGGCACTGCTGATCGCCGCCACCGAGGCGCAGAAGGAGACCTGGCTGCGCAAGGTGGTGAGCGGCGAGTGGGGGAGCACGATGAACCTCACCGAGCCGCAGGCCGGCTCCGACCTCGCCGCCACCCGCGCCCGCGCCGAGCCGCAGGCCGACGGCAGCTACCGCCTGTTCGGGCAGAAGATCTTCATTTCCTACGGCGAGCACGAGCTCACCGCCAACATCGTCCATCTGGTGCTCGCGCGCCTGCCCGATGCGCCCGCGGGGGTGAAGGGGCTGTCGCTGTTCATCGTTCCCAAGTACCTGCTCGACGCCGACGGCGAGCCGGCGGCGAAGAACGACGTGCGCTGCATCTCGATCGAGCACAAGCTCGGTATCCACGGCAGCCCGACGTGCACGATGAGCTACGGCGACGACGGCGGTGCGGTGGGCTACCTGCTCGGCGCTCCCAACCGCGGCCTGGAGACGATGTTCATCATGATGAACGAGGCCCGCTTCGGCGTCGGCGTCCAGGGCGTGGGGCTGGGCGAGCGCGCCTATCAGTTCGCCCTCGCCCATGCGCGCGAGCGCGTCCAGGGGCGCGATGCGCTCAGCGGCGAGAGCGGGCGGCCGATCCTGTGCCACC
The window above is part of the Thauera aromatica K172 genome. Proteins encoded here:
- a CDS encoding feruloyl-CoA synthase; this translates as MSVDTQEMERMFSLPVVSVDQRPDGTQLLRSGIPFPDTYTRCVGDWFEHWAKAAPDRLFLAERDRAGEWVRLSYGEARRRVLAIATWLLGQKLSAERPVVILSDNSIEHALLMLAAMHIGVPSSAISPGNSLMSKDFVKLKGNIELLRPGVIYADPVERFAPALAAIGEFHDGVVVAGGNSAPTAGTLPFAMLERELDEAAVMAAFARITPDTIGKFLFTSGSVGTPKAVINTQRMMCSNQTAKALMWPFLAGEPPVLVEWLPWSHTFGSNHNLNMVLRWGGSVYIDDGKPTPALLERTVNNLKEVSPTMYFNVPRAYDMLVPLLREDAALRESFFRRLKFIFYAGAALPHHLWSALEELSEATTGRKVMIVSSWGSTETAPMATDCHFDAIRSGVIGVPVPGTTLKLVPSADKLEVRVKGPNVFPGYWKQPEITAKSFDEEGFYMIGDAVEFVDPARPELGLLFDGRIGEDFKLLTGTWVHVGSLRVAGIDAMKPIAQDIVVTGHDRDEIGFLIFPNIPECRRLCPGLAPDASLVDVLMNPEIRSRVRHGMAMMKGKGGGTSTYPARALLMAEPPSVEAGEITDKGYINQRIALSRRADLVEFLHADMPDKTVITVHAAI
- a CDS encoding crotonase/enoyl-CoA hydratase family protein, whose translation is MSEQLVRTSTEDHVYTVTLARPQKRNAISDRLLEALEQALIATPAGTRAIILAGDGEHFCAGLDLSEHQHREPFGVMLHSRGWHRIFDRLQNGGIPVVSALQGAVIGGGLELAMSTHVRVAEPDTIYQLPEGRHGIFVGGGGSVRVARIIGAGRMCEMMLTGRILDAEDGQRLGLSHYLVGAGESLAKAQQLARRIAENAPMANWAMVSAISRIDNMASEDGLFVESLTAALTQTSPEVAERIGHFLNRKGKGPQQ
- a CDS encoding thiolase family protein; its protein translation is MSNPYSASEASALSSAYDDIWLVAGQRTPFADYNGVLRDVSPTDLGIFAARALFEKSDIPATEVGAIVAGNMAQASFDAYFLPRHVGLYSGVDPNVPAVLVQRLCGTGFETILTAADQITLGKAQVVLCVGAESMSRNPVAAYTHRAGFRMGQVDFRDFLWEATKDTAPAASMGDTAENLARRYGISREEVDRFAEQSFERALAGWESGYFDGEVCPVTNATWTLDGYQPRSLKLADRAVCCERDGHVRPTPFETLQKLKPAFGGVQTGGNSSAIVDGAAAVIVARGDWVRAHGLTPLARIVAGAVVAVPPEIMGIGPAPAIRAAARTAGLGVGDFGRIEINEAFGAQYLACERELGLDRAKVNVHGGAIAIGHPLGTSGVRLTTTVARELKEAGLQHGVSSACCGGGQGVAIVLENVA
- a CDS encoding SDR family NAD(P)-dependent oxidoreductase; translated protein: MKLAGNTFIVTGGASGLGEATVRALHDGGARVLIADLNAEAGEGLAAALGERAAFARTNVADEADAQAAVELAQSRFGGVHGLVNCAGIGNAGKVLGKNGPLALADFARSIQVNLIGTFNMIRLAAAAMAQGPAQADGERGVIINTASIAAFEGQVGQAAYAASKGGIVSMTLPIARELASSGIRVVTIAPGLFLTPMMHTLPPEIQASLAASVPFPQRLGQPAEYARLVCGIVDNVMINGETIRLDGAIRLAPR
- a CDS encoding acyl-CoA dehydrogenase: MVDYNAPLRDMQFILDELAGLDEIAALPGCEEASPDLVAAVLEEAGRFAAGVLAPINQPGDVEGCRLDGDGRVQVPAGWQQAYARFAEAGWIGLSLPQEWGGQGLPRILSTAVWEMWFSTNMAFTMLPQLNVSQAEALLIAATEAQKETWLRKVVSGEWGSTMNLTEPQAGSDLAATRARAEPQADGSYRLFGQKIFISYGEHELTANIVHLVLARLPDAPAGVKGLSLFIVPKYLLDADGEPAAKNDVRCISIEHKLGIHGSPTCTMSYGDDGGAVGYLLGAPNRGLETMFIMMNEARFGVGVQGVGLGERAYQFALAHARERVQGRDALSGESGRPILCHPDVKRMLLSMRARLVAMRALLYTAAGWFDRARHHPDPEVAGRCRRYVDLLMPVAKGWCTEVGNEICDDAIQVFGGMGFVEETGIAQFFRDARIITIYEGTTGIQGNDLVGRKILRENGETLRELLAELRTTLEALRADGSLGEIADGFADTIDALEGAADWILANGREQPADVLAGAVPFLMLLGTVCGGWQLARVALAARERLERAGGGVGEGAGDGLGDGLGETHDPIYLRSLIELTRFYFATIGPQAAAHATTVREAGGALARFPESAF